In a single window of the Campylobacter iguaniorum genome:
- the polA gene encoding DNA polymerase I encodes MKSLTIIDTFGFFFRLYYAMSGLKNKEGKPSGMVHGFANFIHNLKNDFPSDYIVFALDSGGKTFRSEIDPNYKANRTSPPDELKAQLPVCIEMIEKMGLCSLRLEGYEADDIIASFVKNNKDKELEIRVVTHDKDLYQLISPNVFIYSPAKKELYDRAGCYEKYGVYPEQVRDFLALCGDSADNIPGVKGIGEKGAKKLLDEFGSIENLYENLSQVRNERTKNMLFESKENAFISKRLATLYDELDTPNLDNAKFPQTNPLLKITDILEDYSLNRLLTQIQNTKDEKKLSFTSVLITDENKLVNLVESITEDTLISFDTETTGVDAKSAKIVGFSFCFNEQISYYVPLTHSYLGCPKQISLETAKWAISQIYKGFVVGQNLKYDFRIIKNNFDLNPPKNYADTMILAWLYDPSSAVGMDSLALRLYDYKTIKFEDVVAKGETFASVECESAAKYASEDAWITLRFYKTFLNLLEPNLLKIAREVEFDFILTLFDMESNGIRLNTDKLRELISSNEAALKSLTNEIYELCGEKFNINSTKQLGVVLFENLKLPTKKKTKTGYSTDESVLSELLETHPVIQKLLEYRELYKLQSTYCEPLLALALKDPNQRVYTNFIHTGTATGRLSSKNPNLQNIPARGSLAKQMRSVFEARDGYSLISLDYSQIELRLLAHFSKDPALLEAFKNGEDIHARTAISIFGTSDPKNRAIAKSINFGLIYGMGANKLSGELGIDKKSAKEYIELYFKAFSTIKEFLESIKVGAKNDGFVTTLLGRKRLFDFSHATPMQVAMYEREAVNTKFQGSAADIIKLAMLGVKSLLSEDAKLLLQIHDELIFEVRDDLANDFANRVKELMQNAVNLNVPLIANSTIAKNWGELK; translated from the coding sequence TTGAAAAGCTTAACTATTATTGATACATTTGGATTTTTTTTCAGGCTTTATTATGCTATGAGTGGGCTAAAGAACAAAGAGGGCAAGCCAAGCGGAATGGTGCATGGATTTGCCAATTTCATACATAATCTCAAAAATGATTTTCCAAGCGATTATATCGTTTTTGCCCTTGATAGTGGTGGTAAAACTTTTAGAAGTGAGATTGATCCAAACTACAAAGCCAATCGTACCAGCCCGCCAGATGAGCTCAAAGCTCAGCTTCCAGTTTGTATAGAAATGATCGAAAAAATGGGGCTTTGCAGCCTTAGGCTTGAGGGCTATGAAGCTGATGATATCATAGCTAGCTTTGTCAAAAACAATAAAGATAAAGAGCTAGAAATCCGCGTCGTAACGCACGACAAAGACCTTTATCAGCTAATTAGCCCAAATGTTTTTATCTACAGCCCAGCCAAAAAAGAGCTATATGATAGAGCTGGTTGCTATGAAAAATACGGTGTTTATCCAGAACAAGTTAGGGATTTTCTCGCACTTTGTGGCGACAGTGCTGATAATATCCCAGGAGTCAAAGGCATCGGTGAAAAGGGCGCTAAAAAGCTGCTTGATGAGTTTGGAAGTATAGAAAATTTATATGAAAATTTGAGCCAAGTACGAAACGAACGCACAAAAAATATGCTTTTTGAGAGCAAAGAAAATGCCTTTATTTCCAAGCGTCTTGCGACTTTGTATGATGAGCTTGATACCCCAAATCTTGATAATGCCAAATTCCCGCAGACTAATCCTCTGCTAAAAATCACAGATATTTTGGAAGATTACTCGCTAAATCGCCTCCTAACTCAGATCCAAAACACGAAAGATGAAAAAAAGCTAAGCTTCACTTCTGTGCTAATAACTGATGAAAATAAGCTTGTAAATTTAGTAGAAAGTATCACAGAAGATACTTTGATCAGCTTCGATACAGAGACCACTGGCGTGGACGCAAAAAGTGCGAAAATAGTGGGCTTTAGCTTTTGTTTTAACGAGCAAATCAGCTACTATGTGCCACTAACTCACTCATATCTTGGCTGCCCAAAACAAATCAGTTTAGAGACTGCCAAATGGGCTATAAGCCAAATTTACAAAGGCTTTGTCGTCGGACAAAATCTCAAATATGACTTTAGGATTATCAAAAATAACTTTGATCTAAATCCACCCAAAAACTACGCCGATACGATGATTTTAGCGTGGCTTTATGACCCAAGCAGTGCTGTGGGTATGGACTCATTAGCTTTAAGACTTTATGATTATAAGACTATCAAATTTGAAGATGTGGTCGCTAAAGGTGAGACATTTGCGAGTGTGGAGTGCGAAAGTGCGGCTAAATATGCGAGTGAAGATGCGTGGATAACTTTGCGTTTTTATAAGACATTTTTGAACTTACTTGAGCCAAATTTGCTAAAAATCGCTAGAGAAGTTGAGTTTGATTTTATTTTAACATTATTTGATATGGAAAGTAACGGAATTAGGCTAAATACTGATAAATTAAGAGAGCTGATTTCTAGTAATGAAGCGGCTTTAAAGAGTTTGACGAATGAAATTTACGAGCTTTGCGGGGAGAAATTTAATATAAATTCCACCAAGCAGCTCGGCGTTGTGCTTTTTGAAAATCTCAAACTTCCAACCAAAAAAAAGACAAAAACAGGTTACAGCACTGATGAGAGTGTGCTTAGTGAGCTTTTGGAGACTCATCCAGTGATCCAAAAGTTGCTTGAATATAGGGAGCTTTATAAGCTTCAAAGCACATATTGTGAGCCACTTCTTGCACTAGCCCTAAAAGATCCAAATCAAAGAGTTTATACAAACTTTATCCACACAGGCACAGCCACAGGAAGGCTCTCAAGCAAAAATCCAAATCTCCAAAACATACCAGCGCGTGGAAGCCTAGCAAAGCAGATGAGAAGTGTGTTTGAAGCAAGAGATGGCTACAGTCTTATTTCTCTTGACTACTCTCAAATCGAGCTTAGACTTCTAGCTCATTTTAGCAAGGATCCAGCTTTGCTAGAGGCGTTTAAAAATGGCGAAGATATTCACGCAAGAACGGCTATAAGTATATTTGGGACGAGCGATCCTAAAAACAGAGCCATAGCCAAATCAATAAATTTCGGTCTTATTTATGGAATGGGAGCAAACAAGCTAAGTGGCGAGCTTGGCATTGATAAAAAAAGTGCAAAAGAGTATATTGAGCTGTATTTCAAAGCGTTTTCAACCATAAAAGAGTTTTTGGAGAGCATAAAAGTAGGAGCCAAAAACGATGGTTTTGTGACGACTTTGCTTGGCAGAAAAAGGCTTTTTGACTTCTCTCACGCCACTCCTATGCAAGTAGCAATGTATGAAAGAGAAGCGGTAAATACGAAGTTTCAAGGCAGTGCGGCTGATATTATCAAGCTTGCCATGCTTGGCGTAAAAAGCTTATTAAGCGAAGATGCAAAACTGCTTTTGCAAATTCACGATGAGCTTATATTTGAAGTAAGAGATGATCTGGCAAATGATTTTGCAAACAGAGTCAAAGAGCTTATGCAAAATGCAGTAAATTTAAATGTTCCTTTAATAGCAAATTCAACTATAGCTAAAAATTGGGGTGAGCTAAAGTAA